In Mycobacterium gallinarum, a single window of DNA contains:
- a CDS encoding CaiB/BaiF CoA-transferase family protein: MSGGLLASVRVLDLGGASSDGVGRLFADLGADVLKIELRDGTAARRALPAIAGESIAFAMNNANKRSAVLDPDSADGRRRLAALAGAADIVVDSGNTGTAAAFGTSAAALAEQFGHLVTLSVTDFGATGPYSSRQATDAVLYAMSTALSRTGPTTGRPVLPPEGVASGTAAVQAAWAALAAFYRRLRDGRGDYIDFSRYEGVLQSLDPPFGSEGQAAVGLKSAGELWRGRPRNQHIYPIFACKDGHVRICLLSARQWRGMRGWLGEPEEFADPKFDTIAARYAASRELNAAIAELFASQTMDTLVAGGQARGVPVAAVLTAAETLTSEHFRAVGALTDVAISDDVRVAVPVGAVIVDGRRAGLERPAPKLGTDDPAWAADAFTVERRDVDVQRPFDGLRILDLGVIVAGGELGRLFADLGAEVIKVESAAYPDGLRQTAPGMTMSRSWALTHRNEQSLGLDLRHPEGAELFRRLVAESDAVFANFKPGTLESLGFSYEQLRAINPRIVLAESSAYGVTGPWSDRMGYGPLVRAATGVTWLWTSQDAEPDSFYDATTVFPDHVAARLTAVAALAALIRREHSGIGAHVHIPQAEAAVNQLATAYVAEAARTAGVSVTEAEAIHGVYPCEGDDEWCVISVRSQADRAALSTVIGRDLPEERAAFITAVSEWTHARDKADVAETLQAAGIPAAPMNRAVDIPTDPQVAFRRLYVEMAHPLFDAPMLSETGPAPYTGIPAAELRPAPMPGEQTRQICQEVLGLSAEDTDRLIADGVLFTRQGSP, translated from the coding sequence ATGAGCGGTGGATTGCTCGCGTCGGTGCGTGTGTTGGATTTGGGCGGCGCGTCTTCCGATGGGGTCGGCCGGCTGTTTGCGGACCTGGGTGCTGACGTCTTGAAGATCGAACTTCGCGACGGAACCGCGGCCCGTCGCGCGCTGCCCGCCATCGCGGGCGAAAGCATCGCGTTCGCGATGAACAACGCGAACAAGCGCAGCGCGGTGCTCGACCCGGACAGCGCCGACGGTCGGCGGCGACTCGCCGCGTTGGCCGGTGCCGCCGACATCGTCGTGGACAGCGGAAACACGGGAACAGCGGCGGCGTTCGGAACATCGGCCGCCGCGCTGGCCGAACAGTTCGGACACCTGGTGACGTTGTCGGTCACCGACTTCGGCGCCACCGGTCCATACAGTTCGCGGCAGGCGACCGACGCTGTGCTGTATGCGATGTCGACCGCTCTGTCACGGACAGGGCCGACTACGGGCAGGCCGGTGCTGCCGCCCGAGGGCGTGGCGTCGGGGACGGCCGCGGTGCAGGCCGCCTGGGCGGCGCTGGCCGCCTTCTACCGCCGATTGCGCGACGGCAGAGGCGATTACATCGACTTCTCGCGGTACGAGGGGGTGCTTCAGTCGCTCGATCCGCCGTTCGGATCGGAGGGCCAGGCTGCCGTCGGCCTCAAGTCCGCCGGTGAGCTGTGGCGGGGCCGACCGCGCAATCAGCACATCTACCCGATCTTCGCGTGCAAGGACGGCCACGTTCGCATCTGCCTGCTGTCGGCTCGCCAATGGCGCGGAATGCGTGGCTGGCTCGGCGAACCCGAGGAGTTCGCCGATCCCAAGTTCGACACCATTGCGGCCCGCTACGCCGCGTCGCGCGAACTCAACGCCGCGATCGCCGAACTGTTCGCGTCGCAGACGATGGACACGCTGGTTGCCGGTGGACAAGCGCGGGGAGTGCCGGTGGCCGCGGTCCTCACCGCGGCTGAAACCCTGACATCGGAGCACTTTCGCGCCGTCGGGGCGTTGACCGATGTCGCGATCTCCGATGACGTGAGGGTGGCCGTTCCCGTCGGCGCCGTCATCGTCGACGGCCGCCGCGCCGGGCTGGAGCGCCCGGCGCCGAAGCTGGGAACCGACGATCCCGCCTGGGCGGCAGACGCGTTCACCGTTGAGCGCCGCGACGTCGATGTGCAGCGCCCGTTCGACGGCCTGCGCATTCTCGACCTCGGGGTGATCGTCGCGGGCGGCGAGCTGGGCCGGCTTTTCGCCGACCTGGGCGCCGAGGTGATCAAGGTCGAAAGCGCCGCCTATCCCGACGGCCTTCGGCAGACGGCGCCGGGCATGACGATGAGCCGGTCGTGGGCGTTGACGCACCGCAACGAACAGAGTCTCGGCCTCGACCTGCGGCATCCCGAAGGGGCCGAGCTCTTTCGCCGTCTGGTCGCGGAATCGGACGCCGTGTTCGCCAATTTCAAGCCCGGAACACTTGAGTCGCTCGGCTTTTCGTATGAACAGCTGCGAGCCATCAACCCACGCATCGTGCTGGCGGAAAGCAGCGCATACGGGGTGACCGGTCCGTGGAGCGACCGGATGGGCTACGGCCCGCTGGTGCGTGCGGCGACAGGTGTCACCTGGCTGTGGACCTCCCAAGACGCCGAACCCGACAGCTTCTATGACGCGACCACCGTCTTCCCCGACCATGTCGCCGCCAGGCTCACCGCGGTCGCGGCGCTGGCCGCCCTGATTCGCCGCGAGCACTCCGGAATCGGTGCGCACGTGCACATTCCGCAGGCCGAGGCGGCCGTCAACCAGCTCGCCACCGCATACGTCGCCGAGGCGGCACGTACCGCAGGGGTGTCGGTGACCGAGGCCGAGGCAATCCATGGCGTCTATCCGTGCGAGGGCGACGATGAATGGTGTGTCATCTCTGTTCGGTCGCAGGCCGACCGTGCGGCGCTATCGACGGTCATCGGCCGTGACCTTCCCGAGGAGCGGGCCGCATTCATCACTGCGGTGTCGGAGTGGACGCATGCCCGCGATAAGGCGGATGTCGCCGAGACCCTGCAAGCCGCAGGTATTCCCGCGGCACCGATGAACCGGGCGGTGGACATACCCACCGACCCGCAGGTGGCGTTCCGGCGGCTCTACGTCGAGATGGCGCATCCGTTGTTCGATGCGCCGATGCTCAGCGAGACCGGACCCGCGCCCTACACCGGCATTCCCGCCGCAGAACTTCGGCCCGCCCCGATGCCGGGGGAGCAGACCCGCCAGATCTGCCAGGAGGTGCTCGGACTGAGCGCCGAGGACACCGATCGGCTCATCGCCGACGGCGTGCTTTTCACTCGACAAGGGAGCCCATGA
- a CDS encoding TIGR03619 family F420-dependent LLM class oxidoreductase gives MLGFAVPQFGEAAYAELARFASTAEELGADSLWVGDRLLAAVQPTVGYAGKDTIPGQFRTGIDPFIALAVAATATTRARLGASVFVAPWYPPVQLARQLTSLDVVSGGRLIPGFGIGWSPEEYQAAGAPFRRRGAQLDELLDALEQLWTTSPVAHQGERWSIPASWVNLKPVQQPRPPIYLGAFSSAGLKRVGERADGWMAVVQVPGGVNLDMLAWQRKKIDDAARAAGRDPSAIDACVRINVAEDTSVESVAEAVKVLADNGYPDVFVDLIYVATTTDSHLDWVERLLAS, from the coding sequence GTGCTGGGATTCGCGGTGCCGCAATTCGGGGAGGCGGCCTACGCTGAGCTGGCCCGCTTCGCCTCGACGGCCGAGGAGCTCGGCGCCGACAGCCTCTGGGTAGGGGACCGGCTGCTGGCCGCGGTGCAACCGACCGTCGGATACGCGGGCAAGGACACCATCCCCGGGCAGTTCCGCACCGGTATCGACCCGTTCATCGCGTTGGCGGTGGCCGCGACCGCGACGACCCGAGCCCGCCTTGGGGCCAGTGTGTTCGTGGCCCCGTGGTACCCGCCGGTGCAGCTGGCCCGGCAACTCACCAGTCTGGACGTGGTCAGCGGCGGGCGCCTGATACCCGGTTTCGGCATCGGCTGGTCGCCCGAGGAGTACCAGGCTGCTGGTGCACCGTTTCGCCGTCGCGGTGCACAACTCGACGAGCTGCTGGACGCGCTGGAGCAACTGTGGACAACCAGTCCTGTTGCCCACCAAGGGGAACGCTGGTCCATCCCGGCATCGTGGGTGAATCTCAAACCGGTACAACAACCGCGACCCCCGATCTACCTGGGTGCGTTCAGTTCGGCCGGACTCAAGCGCGTGGGTGAGCGTGCCGACGGCTGGATGGCGGTGGTTCAAGTGCCGGGCGGGGTGAACCTCGACATGCTGGCCTGGCAGCGGAAAAAGATCGACGACGCGGCCCGCGCGGCCGGACGTGATCCGTCGGCGATCGACGCCTGTGTCCGGATCAACGTCGCCGAGGACACGTCCGTGGAGTCGGTGGCTGAGGCCGTGAAGGTGCTGGCCGACAACGGATATCCCGATGTGTTCGTCGACCTGATATATGTCGCCACCACCACCGACTCCCATCTCGACTGGGTCGAACGGCTGCTGGCCTCATGA
- a CDS encoding phosphoketolase family protein yields MTTLAHNWHSAELHSLSDETLAQIDGWWRAANYLSVGQIYLLANPLLETPLSRDDVKPRLLGHWGTTPGLNFLYAHLNRVIKEREQSTLYVTGPGHGGPGLVANAYLDGTYSEVYSDITQDTEGIRRLFRQFSFPGGIPSHVAPETPGSIHEGGELGYALSHAYGAAFDNPDLLVAAVVGDGEAETGALATSWHSNKFVNPAKDGVVLPILHLNGYKIANPTVLARISQDELRSLMIGYGHHPYFFEATEDDDIADVHRRFASLLDEVLNEISEIKAKAFERDERRPAWPMIVFRTPKGWTGPDYIDGKKTTGSWRAHQVPLASARDTPEHLQVLADWLGSYRPDELFDDDGKLRSAIAELAPEGTLRMSDNPHANGGMLLKDLRLPDFRRFGVDVPAPGATIAEATKVLGEWLTEVIRLNPDNFRIFGPDETASNRLQAVFDTTAKQWNADFVGPEVDEHLARAGRVVEMLSEHQCQGWLEGYLLTGRHGLFNCYEAFIHIVDSMVNQHAKWLKVTNHIPWRRPIASLNYLLSSHVWRQDHNGFSHQDPGFIDHVVNKKAEIVRVYLPPDANTLLSTYDHCLRSRQYVNVVVAGKQPHPNFLTMDEAIAHCTRGLGIWEWAGSEELGTDPDVVISTAGDVPTLEGLAAVDILRQHLPDLKVRFVNVVDLMRLQDDTEHPHGLSNRAFDGIFTRDKPVIFAYHGYPWLIHRLIYRRDGANNVHVRGYKEEGTTTTPFDMVMLNDLDRFHLVMDVIDRVPALRSRCATLRQRMVDMRITAREYTREHGDDLPEVRDWVWPDARGLAGQSNLDATSSTGGDNE; encoded by the coding sequence ATGACCACGCTGGCGCACAATTGGCATTCCGCTGAGCTGCACTCGCTGAGCGACGAGACGCTCGCCCAAATCGACGGTTGGTGGCGTGCTGCCAACTACCTGTCCGTGGGCCAGATCTATCTGCTGGCCAACCCGCTGCTGGAAACTCCACTGTCCCGCGACGACGTCAAACCCCGTCTGCTCGGCCACTGGGGGACCACGCCGGGTCTCAACTTCTTGTACGCACATCTCAACAGGGTCATCAAGGAGCGCGAGCAGTCGACCCTGTACGTCACCGGGCCCGGTCACGGCGGCCCCGGACTGGTCGCCAACGCCTACCTCGACGGCACCTACTCGGAGGTGTACTCCGATATCACCCAGGACACCGAGGGCATTCGGCGGTTGTTCCGCCAGTTCTCCTTCCCCGGCGGCATCCCGTCGCACGTCGCACCTGAAACGCCGGGCTCGATCCACGAGGGTGGCGAACTCGGGTATGCGCTCTCGCACGCCTACGGCGCGGCGTTCGACAACCCGGACCTGCTGGTCGCGGCTGTCGTCGGGGACGGCGAGGCCGAGACCGGGGCCCTGGCGACGAGTTGGCATTCGAACAAGTTCGTCAACCCCGCCAAAGACGGTGTGGTGCTGCCGATCCTGCATCTCAACGGGTACAAGATCGCGAATCCGACGGTTCTGGCGCGCATATCTCAGGACGAACTTCGTAGCCTGATGATCGGTTACGGGCACCATCCGTACTTCTTCGAGGCGACCGAGGACGACGACATCGCCGATGTTCACCGGCGGTTCGCATCGCTGCTCGACGAGGTGCTCAACGAGATCTCGGAGATCAAGGCCAAGGCGTTTGAGCGTGACGAGCGGCGGCCGGCGTGGCCGATGATCGTCTTCCGCACACCCAAGGGGTGGACGGGACCCGACTACATCGACGGAAAGAAGACCACGGGATCCTGGCGCGCACACCAGGTTCCGTTGGCCAGCGCCCGCGACACTCCCGAGCACCTGCAGGTGCTGGCCGACTGGTTGGGCTCGTACCGGCCCGACGAGCTGTTCGACGATGACGGCAAACTCCGTTCCGCCATCGCCGAACTCGCACCTGAAGGCACGCTGCGAATGAGTGACAATCCACACGCCAACGGTGGAATGTTGTTGAAGGATCTGCGGCTTCCTGACTTCCGGAGGTTCGGCGTGGATGTGCCGGCCCCGGGTGCGACCATCGCCGAGGCGACCAAGGTGCTCGGTGAGTGGCTGACGGAAGTGATTCGGCTGAACCCCGACAACTTCCGGATATTCGGCCCCGACGAGACCGCGTCGAATCGTCTCCAGGCCGTATTCGATACAACCGCCAAACAGTGGAACGCCGACTTCGTCGGTCCGGAGGTGGATGAGCATCTCGCCCGAGCCGGGCGCGTCGTCGAGATGTTGTCCGAACACCAGTGCCAGGGTTGGCTCGAGGGATACCTGCTGACCGGCCGACACGGTCTGTTCAACTGCTACGAAGCCTTCATCCACATCGTCGACTCGATGGTCAATCAGCACGCGAAGTGGCTCAAGGTCACCAACCACATACCATGGCGCCGGCCCATCGCAAGCCTGAATTACCTTCTATCGAGCCATGTTTGGCGCCAGGACCACAACGGCTTCAGTCATCAGGACCCCGGCTTCATCGACCACGTGGTCAACAAGAAAGCCGAGATCGTCAGGGTCTACCTGCCGCCGGACGCGAACACCCTGCTGTCCACCTACGACCACTGCCTGCGTTCCCGGCAGTATGTGAACGTGGTGGTGGCGGGCAAGCAGCCCCACCCGAACTTCCTCACCATGGACGAGGCGATCGCGCATTGCACCAGAGGACTGGGCATCTGGGAATGGGCGGGCAGCGAGGAACTCGGCACGGACCCCGACGTCGTGATCTCGACCGCCGGTGACGTGCCGACGCTGGAGGGTCTCGCGGCGGTCGACATCCTCAGACAACACCTGCCGGACCTGAAGGTGCGCTTCGTCAACGTCGTCGACCTGATGCGCCTGCAGGACGACACCGAGCACCCGCATGGTCTGTCCAACCGCGCATTCGACGGGATCTTCACTCGGGACAAGCCGGTGATCTTCGCCTATCACGGTTATCCGTGGCTGATCCACCGGCTCATCTATCGCCGTGACGGCGCCAACAACGTGCATGTGCGCGGCTACAAGGAAGAGGGGACGACCACCACCCCCTTCGACATGGTCATGCTCAACGACCTCGATCGGTTCCACCTGGTGATGGACGTGATCGACCGCGTGCCGGCCCTGCGGTCGCGGTGTGCGACGCTGCGGCAGCGCATGGTCGACATGCGGATCACCGCCCGCGAATACACCCGCGAGCACGGCGATGATCTGCCCGAGGTGCGTGACTGGGTGTGGCCCGACGCGCGCGGGCTGGCGGGGCAGTCGAACCTCGATGCGACCTCGTCGACCGGAGGCGACAACGAGTAG
- a CDS encoding CPBP family intramembrane glutamic endopeptidase yields the protein MRSCPPDVAEQPHPLIEQLSAIHHFRIYADIAVVVVVLALTNLIAHFTTPWASIATVPAAAVGLLLLVRSRGLGWTELGLGREHWKTGAGYALAAVALVLSVIAIGALLPWTRPMFMNNNYATISGALIASMIIIPLQTVIPEELAFRGVLHGALDRAWGWRGVAAAGSLLFGLWHIATSFGLTSSNVGFTRLFGGGVLGTVAGVILAVAATAFAGFVFTWLRRRSGSLIAPIALHWSLNGLGALAAALVWHLST from the coding sequence CTGCGCTCCTGCCCGCCGGACGTAGCCGAGCAGCCGCACCCGCTGATCGAACAATTGTCCGCAATTCATCATTTCCGGATCTACGCGGATATCGCCGTGGTGGTCGTGGTGCTCGCGCTCACCAACCTGATAGCGCACTTCACCACCCCGTGGGCCAGCATCGCGACGGTGCCCGCGGCCGCCGTCGGACTGCTGCTGCTTGTGCGGTCCCGCGGCCTGGGCTGGACCGAGCTGGGCCTGGGCCGGGAACACTGGAAAACAGGCGCGGGCTATGCCCTGGCCGCGGTCGCGCTGGTGCTCTCGGTGATCGCGATCGGCGCACTGCTGCCGTGGACGCGGCCGATGTTCATGAACAACAACTACGCGACGATCTCGGGCGCGCTGATCGCGTCGATGATCATCATTCCGCTTCAGACGGTCATCCCCGAGGAGCTGGCATTTCGCGGCGTATTGCACGGCGCACTGGACCGCGCCTGGGGCTGGCGCGGCGTCGCCGCGGCCGGCTCACTGCTCTTCGGACTGTGGCACATCGCGACCTCATTCGGCTTGACCAGCAGCAACGTTGGCTTCACCCGCCTGTTCGGGGGCGGCGTGCTGGGTACGGTCGCCGGCGTGATTCTCGCGGTGGCGGCGACGGCCTTCGCCGGTTTCGTGTTCACCTGGCTGCGTCGGCGCAGTGGAAGCCTGATCGCGCCGATCGCTTTGCACTGGTCGCTCAACGGTTTGGGCGCGCTCGCCGCCGCCCTGGTGTGGCATCTGTCGACCTGA
- a CDS encoding CGNR zinc finger domain-containing protein: MVAEPTRWLADAESKPAPGPLLRVQALVNTVELPSGPDRLADLDDARPWLIDNELMASDAALDGADLQLLRDVREALRALLVRNGGGPSPTDAELAPLRAVAAGGAARAEFDADGLVRLTAVGDSVAERLVGVVLIIRDAQLDGSWARLKVCANDECRWAFYDRSRNHGGTWCEMSACGNKLKNREFRARRRKVNG; encoded by the coding sequence GTGGTTGCCGAACCGACTCGTTGGCTGGCCGACGCCGAATCCAAGCCGGCGCCCGGGCCGCTGCTTCGGGTTCAGGCGCTGGTCAACACAGTGGAGCTGCCTTCGGGGCCAGACCGCCTCGCCGATCTCGACGATGCCCGGCCGTGGTTGATCGACAACGAGCTGATGGCATCCGACGCTGCCCTCGATGGCGCGGATCTGCAGCTGCTGCGCGATGTCCGTGAGGCGCTGCGCGCCCTGCTTGTGCGCAACGGCGGTGGGCCCTCGCCGACCGACGCCGAGCTTGCGCCACTTCGTGCGGTGGCCGCCGGCGGCGCCGCGCGCGCTGAGTTCGATGCCGACGGGCTCGTCCGACTCACGGCCGTCGGCGATTCCGTGGCCGAGCGCCTGGTCGGTGTGGTGTTGATCATTCGCGACGCACAACTCGACGGCAGCTGGGCACGCCTGAAGGTCTGCGCGAACGACGAATGCCGGTGGGCGTTCTACGACAGATCCCGCAACCACGGCGGCACCTGGTGCGAGATGTCCGCGTGCGGCAACAAGCTCAAGAACCGCGAATTCAGGGCACGGCGCAGAAAGGTGAATGGCTGA
- a CDS encoding zinc-binding alcohol dehydrogenase family protein: MGTPTMKAWRVHRPGPMSSRPLQEVTADVPRPATGELLVAVRACGVCRTDLHVTEGDLPVHRRGVIPGHEVVAEVVEVGPETDGGEFAVGDRVGIAWLRNTCGHCKFCTSGNENLCPESRYTGWDADGGYAEFATVPAAYAHPLPDRYSDVELAPLLCAGIIGYRALLRAELPEGGRLGIYGFGGSAHLTAQVALAQGAEVHVMTRGEKARELALALGAASAQGAADSPPVALDSAILFAPVGDLVLPALEALDRGGTLAVAGIHLSDIPALNYQRHLFQERQLRSVASNTRADAREFLAFAGRHHLEVTTPQYPLDRAADALADLGAGHISGAAVLVV; the protein is encoded by the coding sequence ATGGGCACCCCGACGATGAAGGCATGGCGAGTTCACCGGCCGGGCCCGATGAGCAGTCGACCGTTGCAGGAAGTCACCGCCGACGTGCCACGGCCCGCGACGGGCGAGCTCCTCGTCGCCGTGCGGGCATGTGGCGTGTGCCGCACCGATCTTCACGTCACCGAGGGCGACCTGCCTGTGCATCGCCGCGGGGTGATCCCGGGCCACGAGGTAGTCGCCGAAGTGGTCGAAGTCGGTCCGGAAACAGACGGCGGCGAGTTCGCGGTCGGTGATCGAGTCGGTATCGCGTGGCTGCGGAACACGTGTGGCCACTGCAAATTCTGCACGAGCGGTAACGAAAACCTATGCCCGGAGTCTCGCTACACGGGATGGGACGCCGACGGGGGTTACGCCGAATTCGCCACTGTCCCGGCCGCTTACGCCCATCCGCTCCCAGATCGATATTCCGATGTGGAACTGGCACCGCTGCTGTGCGCGGGCATCATCGGCTATCGCGCACTGCTACGCGCCGAACTGCCTGAAGGCGGAAGGCTGGGCATCTACGGGTTCGGTGGAAGCGCACACCTGACCGCGCAGGTGGCGCTCGCGCAGGGCGCCGAGGTGCATGTGATGACCCGCGGCGAGAAGGCGAGAGAATTGGCATTGGCACTGGGCGCCGCGTCCGCACAGGGCGCCGCCGACAGTCCGCCGGTGGCGCTGGACTCCGCGATTCTCTTTGCGCCGGTGGGTGATCTGGTGTTGCCGGCTCTCGAGGCGCTCGATCGCGGCGGCACGCTGGCCGTCGCCGGTATTCACCTTTCCGACATTCCCGCGCTGAACTATCAGCGCCATCTCTTCCAGGAGCGTCAGTTGCGGTCGGTCGCCTCGAACACCCGCGCCGACGCCCGTGAATTTCTTGCCTTCGCTGGCCGTCATCACCTCGAGGTGACGACACCGCAGTACCCGCTGGACCGGGCCGCCGATGCGCTTGCCGATCTTGGCGCGGGCCATATTTCGGGCGCCGCGGTATTGGTGGTCTAG
- a CDS encoding GlsB/YeaQ/YmgE family stress response membrane protein, translating to MDIIAASEFLAERSTTLTSVGWIGYIIIGALAGWIAGKIVKGRGSGILMNIVVGVIGALIGGFLLSFWFDTAEGGWWFTFFTAILGSVILLWLVGLVQKKT from the coding sequence ATGGACATCATTGCGGCTAGTGAGTTCCTCGCAGAACGGTCGACGACGCTGACCAGCGTCGGCTGGATCGGCTACATCATCATCGGCGCGCTCGCGGGCTGGATCGCCGGAAAGATCGTGAAGGGCCGCGGATCCGGCATCCTGATGAACATCGTCGTCGGTGTCATCGGCGCCTTGATCGGCGGCTTCCTCCTGAGCTTCTGGTTCGACACGGCAGAGGGTGGATGGTGGTTCACCTTCTTCACCGCGATCCTCGGATCGGTCATTCTGCTGTGGCTAGTCGGTCTGGTGCAGAAAAAGACATAG